A region of Vigna radiata var. radiata cultivar VC1973A unplaced genomic scaffold, Vradiata_ver6 scaffold_48, whole genome shotgun sequence DNA encodes the following proteins:
- the LOC106752885 gene encoding 26S proteasome non-ATPase regulatory subunit 8 homolog A: protein MDPKLTEVSQLFDRFKASFLRNDYDNCSNLLSQLKVLLTGFRSLPPLFADTPNAVHELTIARDIYEHAVVLSVKTEDQDAFERDFFQLKPYYTDACNRLPPSPQEYPILGLNLLRLLVQNRIAEFHTELELLSSAALENPCIKHAVELEQSFMEGAYNRVLSARQTVPHDTYVYFMDLLAKTVRDEIAGCSEKAYDYLSIKDAKQMLLFSLDQELLEYIKEEHPEWDIKNGSVFFQKAKESAPCKEIPSLQLINQTLSYARELERIV from the exons ATGGATCCCAAGCTCACCGAGGTTTCTCAGCTCTTCGATCGCTTTAAAGCTTCGTTTCTCAGGAATGACTACGACAACTGTTCCAATCTCCTTTCTCAACTAAAG GTGTTATTGACAGGGTTCAGAAGCCTTCCACCATTGTTTGCAGATACACCTAATGCTGTTCATGAGTTAACAATAGCAA GGGATATATATGAGCATGCTGTTGTCCTTAGCGTGAAAACTGAGGATCAAGATGCCTTTGAGAGAGATTTCTTCCAGTTGAAACCTTATTATACAGATGCCTG CAATCGGCTTCCACCATCACCTCAGGAGTACCCAATACTCGGTCTCAACCTGTTGAGACTACTTGTGCAGAATAGGATTGCTGAATTCCATACTGAGTTGGAATTACTTTCTTCTGCTGCTCTAGAGAATCCTTGCATTAAGCATGCCGTGGAGTTGGAACAATCTTTTATGGAAGGAGCATATAATCGTGTCTTGAGTGCTAGACAGACTGTACCACATGATACGTACGTTTACTTCATGGATCTCTTGGCAAAAACTGTCAg AGATGAAATAGCAGGTTGTAGCGAGAAGGCATATGACTATCTTTCAATTAAGGATGCGAAGCAAATGTTATTGTTCTCATTAGATCAGGAACTCCTGGAATATATTAAAGAG GAACATCCTGAGTGGGATATAAAGAATGGCAGTGTCTTTTTCCAAAAGGCAAAAGAATCTGCTCCGTGCAAAGAGATACCCTCTCTTCAGCTCATCAACCAGACACTTAGTTATGCTAGGGAGTTGGAGAGGATTGTCTAA